In Aquipuribacter nitratireducens, the following proteins share a genomic window:
- the rsgA gene encoding ribosome small subunit-dependent GTPase A: MRRRSTASWDESDARSRPPRRGTRPRTKDRPAHDDAVTGWVLTIDRGRYTCLVPAPPHTAGSTGDRQPGSVEVVAMRARALRPGDVAVGDRVGLVGDTSGATDSLARLVRVEERTSTLRRSADDADPVERVVVANADQLCLVVAAADPEPNPRLVDRALVAAWDAGVDPLLVVTKTDLADPAPVVDAYAALGVSVLGVSKVDWRGLDGVRSALAGRTTALVGPSGVGKSTLVNELSPGAYRAVSDVSGTTGKGRHTSTSAVLLPLRTGGWAVDTPGIRSFGLAHVEPDRLLRAFPDLAPGTDECPRGCSHDEAECGLDDWVGEGNSTPARLESFRRLLGALRAAADTW; the protein is encoded by the coding sequence GTGAGGCGTCGCAGCACGGCCTCGTGGGACGAGTCCGACGCCCGCAGCCGGCCGCCCCGGCGCGGCACCCGGCCCCGCACCAAGGACCGCCCCGCCCACGACGACGCGGTGACGGGGTGGGTCCTCACGATCGACCGGGGCCGCTACACGTGCCTGGTGCCGGCGCCGCCCCACACCGCCGGCAGCACGGGGGACCGGCAGCCGGGCTCGGTGGAGGTCGTGGCGATGCGCGCACGGGCGCTGCGGCCGGGCGACGTCGCGGTCGGCGACCGGGTCGGGCTGGTCGGGGACACCAGCGGCGCGACCGACAGCCTCGCCCGCCTCGTCCGCGTCGAGGAGCGGACCTCGACGCTGCGCCGCAGCGCCGACGACGCCGACCCCGTCGAGCGGGTCGTCGTCGCCAACGCCGACCAGCTGTGCCTCGTCGTGGCCGCGGCGGACCCGGAGCCCAACCCCCGCCTGGTCGACCGCGCCCTCGTCGCGGCCTGGGACGCCGGCGTCGACCCGCTCCTCGTCGTGACGAAGACGGACCTCGCCGACCCCGCGCCGGTCGTCGACGCCTACGCCGCGCTCGGCGTGTCGGTGCTCGGCGTCAGCAAGGTCGACTGGCGGGGACTCGACGGGGTCCGCTCGGCGCTCGCCGGCCGCACCACGGCGCTCGTCGGGCCCTCGGGCGTCGGCAAGTCGACGCTCGTCAACGAGCTGTCCCCGGGGGCCTACCGGGCGGTCAGCGACGTCAGCGGCACCACGGGCAAGGGCCGGCACACGTCGACGTCGGCCGTCCTGCTGCCGCTGCGGACGGGCGGCTGGGCGGTCGACACGCCCGGGATCCGCTCGTTCGGGCTCGCGCACGTCGAGCCCGACCGGCTGCTGCGCGCCTTCCCCGACCTGGCGCCCGGCACCGACGAGTGCCCGCGCGGCTGCAGCCACGACGAGGCCGAGTGCGGCCTCGACGACTGGGTCGGCGAGGGCAACAGCACCCCGGCGCGCCTGGAGAGCTTCCGCCGGCTGCTGGGGGCGCTGCGCGCCGCGGCCGACACGTGGTGA
- a CDS encoding DUF2087 domain-containing protein, with product MPEERKVVRRADATDPDAQPARWAARQDDRTRGPVLRSFFDADGRLVQIPAKHTKRLLVLDVLAQEFEPGRRYTETDVNNRLRAYHDDVAALRRYLVENLFLARDAGWYWRTGGSVEGPPA from the coding sequence GTGCCCGAGGAGCGGAAGGTCGTGCGTCGCGCCGACGCGACGGACCCGGACGCCCAGCCCGCCCGCTGGGCGGCGCGGCAGGACGACAGGACCCGCGGGCCGGTGCTCCGGTCGTTCTTCGACGCCGACGGCCGCCTCGTGCAGATCCCGGCGAAGCACACCAAGCGCCTCCTCGTCCTCGACGTCCTCGCGCAGGAGTTCGAGCCGGGCCGGCGCTACACGGAGACCGACGTCAACAACCGGCTGCGCGCCTACCACGACGACGTCGCCGCGCTGCGCCGCTACCTCGTGGAGAACCTGTTCCTCGCCCGCGACGCCGGCTGGTACTGGCGCACGGGCGGGTCGGTCGAGGGCCCGCCCGCGTAG